A DNA window from Scomber japonicus isolate fScoJap1 chromosome 14, fScoJap1.pri, whole genome shotgun sequence contains the following coding sequences:
- the LOC128372939 gene encoding transmembrane protein 121 — MVPPPPTNKPHVCLSTILIMSSMALIDAYLVEQNHGPRKIGICIMVMVGDICFLIVLRYVAVWVGAEVRTAKRGYAMILWFLYIFVLEIKVYFVYQNYKADRKSLDALARKALTLLLSICIPVLFVVLVAIDHMEYVRAFKKREEIRNRLFWVVVDLLDILDIQANLWEPQKKGLPLWAEGLMFFYCYILLLVLPCVSLSEISMQGINIVPHKMLLYPILSLVTINIITLFIRGGNMILYRDARVSGILIGKNILAIILKTCSFVQYRRQLQNAPPAFGVELQKNSVAHPRPAPTPPQVVVMQDQTPLPEVTTCEHT; from the coding sequence ATGGTACCACCACCTCCTACCAACAAGCCCCACGTGTGCCTGTCCACCATCCTGATCATGAGCAGCATGGCACTGATTGATGCCTACCTGGTGGAACAAAACCACGGTCCCCGCAAGATTGGCATCTGCATCATGGTGATGGTGGGAGACATTTGCTTTCTAATTGTATTGCGTTATGTGGCAGTGTGGGTGGGTGCAGAGGTGCGCACAGCCAAGCGAGGCTACGCCATGATCCTTTGGTTCCTTTACATCTTTGTGCTGGAGATCAAGGTCTACTTTGTGTATCAAAACTACAAGGCAGACAGGAAGAGCCTGGACGCCCTTGCCAGGAAGGCGCTAACATTGCTGCTGTCCATCTGCATCCCAGTGTTGTTTGTGGTGCTGGTGGCTATCGACCACATGGAGTATGTCCGTGCTTTCAAGAAGCGCGAGGAGATCCGCAATCGTCTCTTCTGGGTGGTGGTGGACTTGCTGGACATACTGGACATCCAAGCCAACCTGTGGGAGCCCCAGAAGAAAGGACTCCCTCTATGGGCAGAGGGCCTGATGTTCTTCTACTGCTACATCCTGCTGCTTGTTCTGCCCTGCGTGTCCTTGAGCGAGATCAGCATGCAGGGCATCAATATTGTGCCCCACAAGATGCTCCTGTACCCCATCCTCAGCCTGGTAACCATCAACATCATCACACTCTTCATCCGTGGAGGGAACATGATTCTGTACAGGGACGCCAGGGTCTCTGGGATCCTGATAGGAAAGAACATCCTAGCCATCATCTTAAAGACCTGCAGCTTTGTGCAGTACAGGAGACAATTGCAGAACGCTCCCCCTGCGTTCGGGGTCGAGCTGCAGAAAAACTCAGTGGCCCACCCTCGCCCTGCCCCCACTCCTCCCCAAGTCGTGGTCATGCAGGACCAGACGCCTCTCCCCGAGGTGACGACATGTGAGCACACATGA